The window CATtcagaaaagaagaaaaaaaaatcctTGATTTTCTCAGGGAATGGATCTATCAATTACCCTACACCGTCGCCCAAGCTAGGCGATTTTCTGAGCGCAAAAGGAAAGAAACCGGACGAATCTGTGGGGCGGAAGAAATCAGAGATGGGCTGCGTGGTTACCACTTTGGAGGCAGTCGAAGGCGTCCTCGGCGGCCACCCTGCAGGCGCCGACCTGCACGCATACATTGGATCAGACACATTGCAATATACAGACATTGGATGAAAGAGGAGGGAGGAAGGGGGTGCGTACGGCGCCGATCTTGAGGAAGCCGTCGACGGTGCGGTTGAGCAGCGGGTTCCCGAGGTCGATGGCCACGTCCACCTTGCTCGACCCCGCCGACAACCCCGCGCGAGGCATCCTTCCGGAACCTTCTCGGCCGAtgtccctccctctctctctctcgtctaGCACTCTGGCACACAGATACAGAGCAAGAAGATAAGCCACATTATCCCCATTCCAGGGACCCATTTGTAGAGAACTTTTGCACACAGATTACAATGCTTTTCCAGAATGGAGAACCATTCCCAGGTTTGGCCAAAAGTAAACTAGGTTTGTTGACAACATATTTAAAACAACGAACCACTAAAGAAATTAAAACGTACAAGTTTCTTCCAATCACTTTC is drawn from Aegilops tauschii subsp. strangulata cultivar AL8/78 chromosome 1, Aet v6.0, whole genome shotgun sequence and contains these coding sequences:
- the LOC109751920 gene encoding outer envelope pore protein 16, chloroplastic — encoded protein: MGPWNGDNVAYLLALYLCARVLDERERGRDIGREGSGRMPRAGLSAGSSKVDVAIDLGNPLLNRTVDGFLKIGAVGACRVAAEDAFDCLQSGSVSKHKLEKTLEKMCKEGAYWGAVAGVYVGMEYGVERVRGEYDWKNALIGGIASGALISAASNNKGNKIAKDAITGGAIATAIEFINYLT